Within Planktothrix serta PCC 8927, the genomic segment CATTCCTTCTTTAGGAGCAAGTGGAGCCATTGCTGGGGTGATGGGAGCTTATATTCTCAAGTTTCCCCAAGCGAAAATTTTAACCTTAATACCATTAGGATTCTTTTTCTATACGATTCGAGTTCCCGCTATTTTCTTCCTAGGATTCTGGTTTTTTCAACAAGCTTTTAATGGATTTATTTCGTTAGGTGTTCCTGCTAATGTAGGAATGCAGGAAGGCGGTGTCGCCTATTGGGCACACGCTGGCGGATTTATTTTCGGTGCAATTCTGGGCCCCTTATTAGGCTTATATTCCCGTCCTTCCCCGACTAGAAAATTTGATCAATATTGGCAATAATTTGATGATATAGCGATGATATAGCAGTCGCGCCTGGGGTGTTAAAACATAGAGTGATGCTAAAATCTAAACTTTTGTCCCTCTTTTTCTGCGGTGTTCCCTGTTCCCTGTTCCCTGTTCCCTGTTCCCTGCTATAACACAGTTTGTAGTTGATATCCCATCATAGCAACGGCTATAAAACCCGCAATAATCATTAATCCAGATGGCATAAATTTACCCGTTTTGAGTAAACGAGAAATAAAGGTAATAATCAGAAAAACCGACATAACAATCGAGAAGATTAATCCCCAACTTATCCCTTGAATTTGGATAATCCCGCCTAAAATTAGTAAAATTCCCGTCGAACAACCTGCAAATAGAGAAATCTTACTTTTGGCTTTAGTATAACCTATAATCCCACCGACAATAGCTAATAA encodes:
- a CDS encoding TMEM14 family protein, yielding MNLGIIAAIAYGLLAIVGGIIGYTKAKSKISLFAGCSTGILLILGGIIQIQGISWGLIFSIVMSVFLIITFISRLLKTGKFMPSGLMIIAGFIAVAMMGYQLQTVL